In the genome of Bradyrhizobium arachidis, one region contains:
- a CDS encoding nodulation protein NolB gives MISSMLFGITPTPVNSVECASNGCSPAHAQFDESLAQAASNQGAVSSVSERAPAPLLPEVPRAVMSPSPLGDRVLQSISAIHQGKPFRSGTVSPTLVGEPDPTKGFQLGPAAQPVLRVQQVEVNPAGKPEGADHFDSALANLRDVYNGVIQVSLVSKGTGAVSSSLNKLLSAG, from the coding sequence ATGATTTCCTCCATGTTGTTTGGCATTACGCCGACCCCTGTCAACTCCGTCGAGTGTGCCTCCAACGGCTGTTCGCCGGCACACGCCCAGTTTGATGAGAGTCTTGCGCAGGCGGCCTCGAACCAAGGTGCCGTCTCTTCTGTGAGCGAGCGCGCGCCAGCTCCATTGCTGCCGGAAGTACCGCGCGCAGTCATGTCGCCGAGCCCGCTCGGCGATCGTGTCCTTCAGAGCATTTCTGCTATCCATCAGGGCAAACCATTTCGGTCGGGTACAGTTTCGCCGACGCTCGTCGGCGAGCCTGATCCTACCAAGGGTTTCCAGCTTGGGCCGGCAGCGCAACCAGTCTTGCGTGTGCAGCAAGTCGAGGTAAATCCGGCGGGCAAACCGGAAGGCGCGGATCATTTCGATTCGGCGCTGGCGAATCTGCGGGATGTTTACAACGGCGTTATCCAGGTTTCGCTCGTCTCCAAGGGCACAGGTGCTGTCAGTTCATCTCTGAACAAGCTTCTATCGGCAGGCTGA
- a CDS encoding nodulation protein NopA gives MAAKSSKQENSMGKGVGASGTSTAGGAAGTATAAAASAGAEVAGEAAFQKQIAALTATSTKAAERDVELRVVSTELSTVKKAADERVQ, from the coding sequence GTGGCGGCGAAATCGAGCAAACAGGAGAATAGTATGGGTAAAGGAGTTGGTGCGTCTGGTACCTCGACTGCAGGTGGGGCTGCCGGCACCGCTACTGCTGCAGCCGCTTCCGCGGGTGCTGAAGTTGCTGGAGAGGCGGCGTTCCAAAAGCAAATCGCCGCTCTGACTGCGACCAGCACAAAGGCTGCTGAGAGGGATGTGGAACTTCGCGTTGTCTCGACTGAGCTTTCGACTGTCAAAAAAGCGGCCGATGAGCGGGTGCAGTAA
- the sctL gene encoding type III secretion system stator protein SctL yields MTANETVLPYSPQIRPLGPLIPAAELGIWYDAVQTRALAERYLRQVRSWARKAYQQERERGHCEGLRSGSDEMAQLIARAASDVAGRKAVLQQELPQLVIEILTDLLGSFDPGEMLVRTVRHAVEKRYGSAEICLHVSPVNADALRHEFLAFDGTNSRPKVRIDPDPAVGPDQCVLWSEFGSVDLGLAAQLRTLRLGLDPSSQES; encoded by the coding sequence ATGACGGCCAATGAAACAGTCTTGCCATATAGCCCGCAGATACGGCCGCTCGGTCCGCTCATACCAGCCGCGGAACTTGGCATCTGGTACGATGCGGTGCAGACGCGCGCGCTAGCCGAGCGATACCTGCGGCAGGTTCGCAGTTGGGCAAGGAAGGCCTATCAGCAGGAGCGGGAGCGCGGGCACTGCGAGGGTCTAAGGTCAGGCTCGGACGAAATGGCACAGCTGATTGCCCGAGCTGCTTCCGATGTGGCCGGCCGAAAAGCTGTTCTGCAACAGGAGTTACCACAGCTCGTCATTGAGATATTGACCGATTTGTTGGGCTCCTTTGATCCGGGTGAGATGTTGGTAAGAACCGTTCGTCACGCTGTCGAGAAAAGATATGGCAGCGCAGAAATATGCCTTCACGTGTCTCCTGTGAACGCTGATGCACTAAGACATGAATTCCTGGCGTTCGATGGAACGAATAGTCGGCCGAAAGTCAGAATCGATCCGGACCCTGCCGTGGGGCCGGACCAGTGCGTTCTGTGGAGTGAGTTCGGCAGTGTCGATTTAGGACTTGCCGCGCAGCTCCGCACATTGCGTCTCGGCCTTGATCCATCTTCTCAGGAAAGCTAA
- a CDS encoding SctD/MshK family protein, whose translation MNEPNCLHFEVLSGCYSGLTSKVGGGSCLIGSSLDADLIFVEQGLEPHHLRVAPHFNSIEIEALARDVRIEGRETVLANEPIVVSLPVVLHAGTMSIRWTIEDYKQAGSIDRRRISLAVLTLVLISSAAVGAVSSSFVQTDTTLASSPSSPATDIAPKLALSAPDALATDAAAERLQEEVDRAGLVGIKVGSGVGVVTADGTVTPASLATWRDVQQRFDQNSNGAYTLVNAVAIKDEKTPPAIEVQAVWRGSEPYIVIAGQKYFVGALLSNGWTVCGIEEGRVLLSRDGRLATLPY comes from the coding sequence GTGAATGAACCAAATTGCCTGCATTTCGAAGTGCTGTCCGGGTGTTATTCTGGGCTGACAAGTAAAGTGGGGGGCGGATCGTGTCTGATTGGCAGCAGCCTCGACGCAGACTTAATCTTCGTCGAACAAGGCCTCGAACCGCACCATCTTCGTGTTGCCCCGCATTTCAATTCAATCGAGATCGAGGCCCTTGCGAGGGACGTCAGGATTGAGGGGCGCGAGACTGTTTTAGCTAATGAGCCCATTGTTGTCTCTCTTCCTGTCGTTTTGCATGCCGGGACGATGTCCATTCGCTGGACGATCGAGGACTACAAACAAGCTGGCTCCATCGACCGCCGGCGTATATCGCTCGCCGTTCTCACTTTGGTCCTGATCAGCTCTGCCGCGGTTGGCGCAGTCTCATCCAGTTTCGTCCAGACCGACACCACCTTGGCGTCAAGTCCGTCGTCCCCTGCTACGGACATTGCACCCAAGCTGGCGCTCAGCGCTCCTGATGCTCTGGCCACCGATGCAGCTGCCGAGCGGCTGCAAGAGGAAGTTGATAGAGCGGGTCTTGTCGGCATCAAGGTCGGCTCTGGGGTGGGCGTTGTCACCGCCGACGGCACCGTTACGCCCGCCTCGCTCGCCACATGGCGAGACGTCCAGCAGCGGTTTGATCAAAATAGCAATGGCGCTTATACGCTCGTCAATGCGGTCGCCATCAAGGATGAGAAGACGCCCCCCGCAATTGAGGTCCAAGCTGTTTGGCGCGGGAGCGAACCCTATATTGTCATTGCTGGTCAAAAGTATTTCGTCGGCGCGCTCTTGAGCAATGGATGGACCGTCTGCGGGATTGAGGAAGGGCGTGTTCTGCTGAGCCGGGATGGCCGGCTTGCCACCCTACCCTATTAG
- a CDS encoding histidine kinase, with translation MDGPDKAQHFTSTQRVSEAGAVELISGPERDLLCVLSYVYLACGQSDKSLALLRLVAHEQSQDIGLLRILAYALISERRGDEALSVLDKLDKLDDEPSSCLPLMLMRSHALRHAGRMTEAQAVFKRYVLLRGSTASIEQK, from the coding sequence ATGGACGGGCCAGATAAAGCGCAACACTTCACATCTACACAGCGCGTTTCCGAAGCCGGCGCTGTCGAGCTGATCTCCGGGCCGGAGCGAGATTTGCTCTGCGTGCTTTCTTATGTCTACCTTGCCTGCGGACAGAGCGACAAGAGCCTGGCTCTGTTGCGGCTGGTCGCTCACGAACAGTCCCAAGACATCGGCTTGCTCCGCATCCTGGCCTACGCTCTCATCTCGGAGCGTCGCGGTGACGAAGCACTGTCGGTATTGGACAAGCTTGACAAACTGGATGACGAGCCGTCTTCGTGTCTGCCCTTGATGCTGATGCGCAGCCACGCGCTGCGTCACGCTGGCCGCATGACCGAAGCGCAAGCCGTCTTCAAACGCTATGTTTTGTTGCGGGGCAGCACAGCTTCAATCGAACAAAAATAA
- a CDS encoding secretin N-terminal domain-containing protein: MLIPSTRRHILKKLLYAGVFICLGVVEALGAPLVLPSTPYSYTVLDQDLAAALQEFGNNLNIRVNVSAGVKGRIRGRMSDLPPREFLERLINLYNLQWYYDGMVLYVSAAHEAQSRLLVLSPISFDAFKAALDALNISDERYIVRAVPGDGLVFASGPPRFVALVEQTLKGLAAEAQARRNPSGDEKPRHESVLMLFRGSSSVVVREGRPNDAPSPEAPHQDGMVHLPDPGKK; the protein is encoded by the coding sequence ATGCTCATTCCATCTACAAGGCGGCACATCTTGAAGAAACTTCTCTATGCTGGTGTTTTCATTTGCTTGGGCGTCGTCGAGGCGCTCGGCGCTCCCCTGGTGCTGCCATCGACGCCTTATAGTTACACAGTTCTGGATCAGGACCTCGCGGCCGCACTGCAGGAATTCGGCAACAACCTAAACATCAGAGTCAATGTCAGCGCCGGGGTGAAGGGGCGGATTCGCGGGCGAATGTCCGATCTCCCACCGCGAGAGTTCCTCGAACGGTTGATCAATCTCTACAATCTTCAATGGTACTACGATGGGATGGTGCTCTATGTATCCGCCGCGCATGAGGCGCAAAGCCGCCTTTTGGTCTTGAGTCCGATCAGCTTTGATGCGTTCAAGGCGGCACTCGATGCGCTCAACATCTCCGACGAGCGTTACATCGTGAGAGCCGTACCGGGAGATGGCCTTGTCTTCGCCTCTGGTCCACCCCGCTTTGTCGCGCTTGTGGAGCAAACACTCAAAGGACTTGCGGCGGAGGCACAGGCACGGCGAAACCCGAGCGGTGACGAAAAGCCACGGCACGAGTCGGTCTTGATGCTGTTTCGGGGATCCTCCAGCGTGGTCGTTCGCGAAGGACGACCGAATGACGCTCCTTCGCCGGAGGCACCACATCAAGACGGCATGGTCCACCTACCCGACCCAGGTAAGAAATGA
- the sctJ gene encoding type III secretion system inner membrane ring lipoprotein SctJ, translating into MTKDKVGNGCPARKRLHALVLLPFLVALAGCKADLYTKVQEREANEMLGLLLSKGVDAIRVVGKDGTSTIQVEEKQLAYSIELLNNQGLPRQPFKSLGEVFKGAGLVASPVEERARYVYALSEELSRTINDIDGVLSARVHVVLPKNDLLRQDATPSSASVFIRYASNAKLSALLPQIKMLVANSIEGLSYDKVAVVFVPVERAQHEVSVVPAAASTEPTKFIATHIAIGAGGGLAALGILSYVLLSTRGRQLRQSWLKVTSFGRDASKPAGQSAGKKLSSDPK; encoded by the coding sequence TTGACGAAAGACAAGGTCGGTAACGGCTGTCCCGCAAGAAAGCGGCTTCATGCTCTCGTCCTGTTGCCGTTTTTGGTGGCCCTCGCCGGTTGCAAAGCTGATCTGTATACCAAAGTGCAAGAACGCGAAGCCAACGAGATGCTTGGGCTGCTCCTGAGCAAGGGCGTCGATGCCATCCGTGTTGTCGGTAAGGATGGGACCAGCACAATTCAGGTGGAAGAAAAGCAGCTCGCCTACTCAATCGAGCTTCTGAATAACCAGGGCTTGCCGCGCCAACCCTTCAAGAGCCTTGGTGAGGTGTTCAAGGGGGCGGGCCTCGTTGCCTCTCCGGTTGAGGAGCGAGCCCGCTACGTCTATGCTCTCAGTGAAGAATTGTCGCGCACGATCAACGATATCGATGGGGTTCTCTCCGCCCGTGTTCATGTCGTTCTGCCGAAGAATGATCTTTTGCGACAGGATGCAACCCCGTCTTCGGCGTCGGTGTTCATTCGATACGCCTCGAATGCGAAGCTCTCAGCCTTGCTGCCGCAGATCAAGATGCTCGTCGCCAACAGCATCGAAGGTCTATCATACGACAAGGTGGCGGTCGTGTTCGTGCCGGTTGAGCGGGCTCAGCATGAGGTCTCCGTTGTGCCAGCGGCAGCTTCCACCGAACCAACCAAGTTCATTGCAACCCACATTGCGATTGGTGCAGGAGGTGGGCTCGCCGCGTTGGGCATTCTATCTTACGTGCTGCTGAGCACACGTGGGCGACAGCTTCGTCAATCCTGGCTCAAAGTGACAAGTTTCGGCAGAGATGCCAGCAAGCCAGCGGGCCAGTCCGCCGGCAAAAAGCTCTCCTCCGATCCGAAATAG
- the sctV gene encoding type III secretion system export apparatus subunit SctV produces the protein MANLLRNLITRAPAHPDLMVALMLLLAIGMMIMPIPIIVIDMLVGFNLGFAILLLMVALYLNTPLDFSSLPGVILISTVFRLALTVATTRLILAEGDAGSIIHTFGDFVISGNIAVGIVIFLIVTMVQFMVLAKGAERVAEVSARFTLDALPGKQMAIDAELRNGHIDQHEARSRRGALERESQLHGAMDGAMKFVKGDAIAGLIVICINMLGGITIGSLSKGMSLEEAMHQYTILTIGDALISQIPALLLSITAATIVTRVNGPSKLNLGADIVNQLTASTQALRLASCVLLVMGLVPGFPLPPFVILAALFSAASFLKVGVQEGKTAPKAGAGPTGSAPASAQGQKQAVPAEALPITLLLAPSLMQATDVGELEQCVARVSALVSADLGITIPRIPAQSAKHLAQLQFRVDVEGVPVEEGAIDPTQLLLNDDVANIDLSGIPFWHDPDTNRIWIKQVHAPALNAAGIGHHRPSEIIALRVQSTLTRYAQRLVGIQETRQLLGRMEQEYADLVKEVLRTTPIPRIADVLRRLLDEGIPIRNTRLVLEALAEWSEREQNAVLLTEYVRSALKRQICHRYANAHRVVAAFIVERETEDIVRSAVRETAVGPYLVLEDRQSEMLLSQFRQIRSSIARSQNQPVILGSMDIRRFVRGFLTRNGIDLPVLSYQDLASDFTVQPIGSVKLAPGKDKTPTGRHRDLLPAAG, from the coding sequence ATGGCCAACCTTCTACGAAATCTCATCACGCGCGCGCCGGCTCACCCGGACTTGATGGTCGCGTTGATGCTTCTTCTGGCGATCGGAATGATGATCATGCCGATCCCGATCATCGTGATCGATATGCTGGTCGGCTTCAATCTAGGGTTTGCCATATTGCTGTTGATGGTAGCCCTGTATCTCAACACGCCGCTCGACTTTTCGTCCCTACCGGGCGTCATCCTGATCTCCACCGTCTTTCGTCTCGCTCTTACCGTTGCAACGACGCGACTGATCCTAGCCGAGGGTGATGCCGGCAGCATCATCCATACGTTCGGCGATTTCGTCATATCCGGCAACATCGCCGTCGGCATTGTCATATTCCTGATCGTGACCATGGTGCAGTTCATGGTTCTCGCCAAGGGCGCCGAACGGGTGGCGGAGGTATCGGCGCGCTTCACGCTCGATGCGCTGCCGGGCAAGCAGATGGCAATCGACGCGGAGCTGCGCAACGGCCATATCGATCAGCACGAAGCCCGCAGCCGGCGCGGCGCGCTCGAGCGAGAAAGCCAACTGCACGGCGCGATGGACGGCGCTATGAAATTCGTGAAAGGCGACGCCATAGCCGGACTTATAGTCATCTGCATCAACATGCTGGGTGGCATCACGATCGGATCACTCTCCAAGGGCATGTCCCTCGAGGAGGCGATGCATCAATACACCATCCTGACGATCGGTGATGCGCTCATTTCGCAGATTCCGGCTCTGCTGCTGTCAATTACGGCAGCAACCATTGTTACTCGTGTCAACGGTCCTTCCAAACTCAATCTCGGCGCCGATATCGTCAACCAACTTACGGCCAGCACACAAGCGCTACGCTTGGCCTCCTGTGTCTTGCTTGTGATGGGGCTCGTTCCTGGCTTCCCTTTGCCCCCCTTTGTCATACTAGCCGCGCTCTTCTCCGCCGCCAGCTTTCTCAAGGTTGGCGTGCAAGAGGGCAAGACCGCTCCCAAAGCCGGCGCCGGTCCCACCGGTTCGGCTCCCGCTTCCGCACAGGGTCAGAAGCAAGCCGTGCCCGCGGAGGCACTTCCAATTACGCTGTTGCTAGCGCCGAGCCTGATGCAGGCAACCGACGTAGGGGAACTTGAGCAGTGCGTCGCCCGGGTTTCGGCACTGGTTTCAGCTGATCTTGGCATCACAATTCCACGCATTCCCGCCCAAAGCGCAAAGCACCTGGCCCAATTGCAATTCCGGGTGGATGTCGAAGGAGTGCCCGTGGAAGAGGGCGCCATTGACCCTACACAACTCTTACTTAATGACGACGTGGCGAACATTGATTTGAGCGGGATCCCCTTTTGGCACGACCCAGACACGAATCGGATCTGGATCAAACAAGTCCATGCGCCTGCTCTCAACGCTGCCGGAATAGGGCACCACCGTCCGAGCGAAATCATCGCCTTGCGCGTCCAGTCAACGTTGACGCGCTATGCACAGCGCCTGGTGGGCATTCAGGAAACGCGTCAGTTGCTTGGCCGGATGGAGCAGGAATATGCCGATCTGGTCAAAGAGGTGCTGCGCACGACACCGATCCCTCGCATCGCGGATGTCCTACGTCGCTTACTGGACGAGGGCATCCCGATCCGGAACACCCGTTTGGTTTTGGAGGCGCTTGCAGAATGGAGCGAACGGGAACAAAATGCCGTCCTGCTCACCGAATATGTGCGCTCCGCTCTGAAGCGGCAGATCTGTCACCGCTACGCCAACGCCCATCGTGTTGTGGCGGCTTTTATCGTCGAGCGCGAGACCGAGGATATCGTGCGTAGTGCCGTGCGCGAGACAGCTGTCGGTCCCTATCTCGTTTTGGAGGATCGGCAAAGCGAGATGCTGCTTTCACAATTTCGCCAGATCCGTTCGAGCATCGCACGTAGTCAGAACCAGCCAGTTATCCTGGGATCGATGGATATCCGGCGCTTCGTCCGCGGCTTTCTCACCCGCAATGGAATAGACCTACCTGTTCTCTCCTATCAGGATCTCGCCTCGGATTTCACCGTCCAGCCGATTGGCTCCGTCAAACTTGCGCCTGGCAAGGACAAGACTCCTACAGGCAGGCATCGTGACCTCCTCCCTGCGGCCGGCTGA
- a CDS encoding HrpF/NolX family T3SS translocon protein encodes MSVNNLSLTASSTLSGLAPGPSSARDLSNFEAMLASLSLKDKVDDHSAPQEPTAAGSAKQLTEELTQEVRNILPPEIKAALDACQQAPAPSATESSSAASAPKIAEAPVQSSRITWNSGTLTDAELEIVSVLNRHKDKCPLDWKSLGDLANDPSTPPDLKAAIEALQQDPELFYAIGSQGDGRCGGKIKAGDLSGFSDHHPQVAAFQEQRAESYTQNYIPSDGTRNGEPSVMTHTDAVRELYRYADNLPKNLSLADFKRIVDGEAKTGKCPPQVLAAAQYFLDHPDEWKQLYGGSIDKVHKEDFLQVASSSINLTQAELDTLNTISKNQNAFFGKGDLTREKLASMVDDKSLAPEARKAASQLLSDPVLFGLMNNAITGYKTHHKFFDFGGGHTVDSGNISNSDFDQFFNNMSGANRTVHQVKTHAARTPAEQDAVADMTTGMADQPDIKSPKKNGGAFMHALNDVLKVGSKVFDWAATAVGVLGFIPGLGELADLASMVLEAEAQAATLLHTAISGGNIKQALEEAGLSLAAQAVGCIAGPEVKLAMREGLVKQAIQEAATAGINLPVSVAQSYAEDYLNDLKARIESERLQAAGAYA; translated from the coding sequence ATGTCAGTCAACAACCTGTCGCTAACCGCGAGCTCCACTTTGTCAGGGCTGGCGCCTGGGCCCTCATCGGCGCGGGATCTTTCAAATTTCGAGGCGATGCTGGCTAGTCTCTCGTTGAAAGACAAGGTCGATGACCATTCCGCGCCGCAGGAGCCGACGGCTGCAGGCTCAGCCAAGCAGCTGACGGAGGAACTCACGCAGGAGGTACGGAACATCCTCCCGCCGGAGATCAAGGCCGCACTGGACGCATGTCAGCAGGCGCCAGCGCCATCCGCCACGGAGTCCTCCTCCGCTGCGAGCGCACCGAAGATTGCAGAGGCACCCGTACAAAGCTCCAGGATCACGTGGAACAGCGGCACGTTGACTGATGCCGAGCTGGAGATTGTGTCGGTGCTGAACCGACACAAAGACAAATGCCCGCTGGATTGGAAATCTCTCGGCGATCTGGCCAACGATCCCTCCACACCGCCGGATCTAAAGGCGGCGATCGAGGCGTTGCAACAGGACCCAGAGCTCTTCTATGCGATAGGCTCGCAAGGTGACGGCCGCTGCGGCGGGAAGATCAAAGCAGGTGATCTCTCCGGCTTCTCCGATCACCACCCTCAGGTTGCTGCTTTCCAGGAGCAGCGGGCGGAGAGCTATACGCAGAACTATATCCCTTCCGACGGCACCCGGAATGGCGAGCCATCGGTTATGACCCACACCGATGCAGTGCGCGAGCTCTATCGCTATGCCGACAACCTGCCTAAGAACCTGAGCCTTGCGGATTTCAAGCGGATCGTCGACGGCGAAGCCAAAACCGGCAAATGCCCGCCACAGGTCCTCGCTGCCGCTCAATACTTCCTCGACCACCCGGATGAATGGAAGCAGTTGTACGGTGGCTCGATAGACAAGGTCCACAAAGAGGACTTCCTGCAGGTTGCTTCATCATCGATCAATCTCACGCAAGCCGAGCTCGATACGCTCAATACGATCAGCAAGAACCAAAACGCATTCTTCGGGAAGGGTGACCTGACCCGGGAAAAGCTGGCGAGCATGGTCGATGATAAGAGCCTCGCGCCCGAGGCGCGAAAGGCGGCCTCCCAGCTGCTCTCCGATCCTGTGTTGTTCGGGTTGATGAACAACGCGATTACGGGCTACAAAACCCACCACAAGTTCTTCGACTTCGGCGGCGGCCATACGGTCGATTCCGGCAACATCAGCAACAGCGACTTCGACCAGTTCTTCAACAACATGTCGGGTGCGAACCGCACCGTTCACCAAGTGAAGACGCATGCCGCCCGAACGCCTGCCGAGCAGGACGCGGTCGCGGACATGACGACGGGCATGGCAGACCAGCCCGACATCAAGTCTCCCAAAAAGAACGGTGGCGCCTTCATGCACGCACTTAACGACGTGCTCAAAGTTGGCTCTAAGGTATTCGACTGGGCCGCAACAGCAGTCGGTGTACTTGGCTTCATTCCAGGCTTGGGTGAATTGGCGGATCTGGCGTCAATGGTGCTCGAAGCCGAGGCGCAAGCTGCAACTCTTCTTCACACTGCCATCAGTGGCGGCAACATAAAGCAAGCGCTGGAAGAAGCCGGGCTGAGCCTTGCGGCACAGGCGGTGGGCTGCATCGCCGGACCTGAGGTCAAATTAGCAATGCGAGAAGGCTTGGTGAAGCAGGCCATTCAAGAAGCCGCGACGGCAGGCATCAACCTGCCGGTTTCGGTGGCCCAGTCCTACGCGGAGGATTATTTAAATGACCTGAAGGCTCGCATCGAGTCCGAGCGCTTGCAAGCTGCAGGCGCTTACGCCTAG
- a CDS encoding tetratricopeptide repeat protein → MRERIALALGPDVDEKALRDALKQRPDNVDAAIPLARALLARKCPNDALEVLDGILLAAPGDLRALNAKAVVLDHEGRHREAQELYRQALAAEPANPMLRNNFKLSLALEGKTETGGANPAPQADGPHFAALSRTSPCGTGSER, encoded by the coding sequence ATGCGCGAGCGCATCGCTCTCGCCCTCGGTCCGGATGTTGACGAGAAGGCTTTGCGCGATGCGCTGAAGCAACGACCGGATAATGTTGATGCCGCGATTCCTCTTGCGCGGGCTTTGCTGGCACGCAAATGCCCGAATGATGCGCTTGAGGTGCTCGACGGGATCTTATTGGCAGCCCCTGGCGACCTGCGCGCATTGAATGCCAAAGCAGTTGTTCTCGATCACGAGGGCCGACATCGGGAGGCCCAAGAACTTTACCGCCAAGCTCTCGCAGCGGAACCCGCAAACCCGATGCTGCGCAATAACTTCAAACTGTCCCTCGCTCTTGAAGGTAAGACGGAGACCGGCGGCGCCAACCCAGCACCACAGGCGGACGGCCCGCACTTCGCGGCGCTATCTCGAACGAGCCCATGCGGGACCGGATCGGAACGGTAA
- a CDS encoding nodulation protein NolU, whose translation MASTNPTYSLNPHSDRLRELAALIHPSRFAGHLDGLLSDATVLQLQKSPRLQQRLVELLLGSELASSGTDWGRDVLLGHEPRRAALLAGSIWHARSVLKLVSRHDVAILIENIGAEAHAFAIRHLSSAVATTSIDDSQKLASQIENDGFACLGAWLKDASELDRVRVLLRLPVGTTAESPAAEHHNSAGQLLSLVVAHLATQEPAA comes from the coding sequence ATGGCATCCACTAACCCAACTTATTCACTCAACCCGCATTCCGATCGCCTGCGCGAGCTTGCCGCTTTGATCCATCCCAGCCGGTTTGCCGGCCATCTTGATGGGCTTCTGTCGGACGCCACAGTGCTGCAGTTGCAGAAGTCTCCAAGACTGCAGCAAAGACTGGTCGAATTGCTGCTAGGTAGTGAGCTGGCTTCGAGCGGAACCGACTGGGGTAGGGACGTTCTGCTCGGGCATGAGCCGCGTCGGGCGGCGCTGCTCGCTGGCAGTATCTGGCATGCCCGTTCGGTGCTGAAGCTTGTCTCAAGGCATGATGTAGCGATTCTGATCGAAAACATTGGTGCCGAAGCACATGCTTTCGCAATCCGACACTTATCCAGCGCCGTCGCAACCACATCGATTGACGATTCGCAGAAGCTCGCGAGCCAGATTGAAAATGACGGATTTGCCTGCCTTGGCGCTTGGCTCAAGGACGCATCAGAGCTTGACCGTGTGCGCGTTCTTCTCCGCTTACCTGTGGGGACCACCGCCGAATCTCCGGCAGCCGAACACCACAACTCAGCGGGTCAGTTACTGTCTTTGGTGGTGGCCCACTTGGCCACGCAGGAGCCAGCGGCATGA